A section of the Streptomyces sp. CG1 genome encodes:
- a CDS encoding L-rhamnose mutarotase, translated as MRRVCFLLKVRADRLDEYRERHAAVWPEMLDALRATGRRNYSLLLREGGLLVGYLETEDFAAARAGMEATEVNARWQAETAPFFESLDGARPDAAMKPLTEVFHLS; from the coding sequence ATGCGGCGCGTGTGTTTTCTGCTGAAGGTCCGGGCGGACCGCCTCGACGAGTACCGCGAGCGGCACGCTGCCGTCTGGCCGGAGATGCTCGACGCCCTGAGGGCGACCGGCCGGCGCAACTACTCGCTGCTCCTGCGCGAGGGCGGCCTGCTCGTCGGCTATCTGGAGACCGAGGACTTCGCCGCCGCCCGGGCCGGTATGGAAGCCACCGAGGTCAACGCCCGTTGGCAGGCGGAGACGGCGCCGTTCTTCGAGTCGCTGGACGGCGCCCGGCCCGACGCGGCCATGAAACCGCTCACGGAGGTGTTCCACCTGTCATGA
- a CDS encoding ABC transporter permease: protein MTVTTPNPAPVTEAPRSSGTRLIDRVFKMRELAILVVFLVMIAVTQAGNSAFLSEQGIKDLLLNATILVLVATGQSLVVITRNVDLSVGSTLGISAFAAGTCLQGGGNAFVAILLAVLLGTGLGLLNGLLVSLGQVPALVVTLGTLYIIRGVDSIWVGSRQITAADLPGGFVDFGSGGVFVIPWPAMIALAVLIGTACYLKHFGGGRELYALGSNPEAARLAGIPVRKRTLAAYTFCGALAGLAGAMYLARFGNVDSGTGNGYELTVVSAVVVGGVVFTGGSGSVYGAALGALLLTSINSVLPALGVSSVWVLAVNGVLLLLAIAVDRIVAVRVAAALRKKSDRRRTTVARENAGA from the coding sequence ATGACGGTGACGACCCCGAACCCGGCCCCCGTCACCGAGGCGCCCCGGTCCAGCGGAACCCGCCTGATCGACCGCGTCTTCAAGATGCGCGAACTCGCCATCCTGGTCGTCTTCCTGGTGATGATCGCGGTCACCCAGGCGGGCAACAGCGCGTTCCTGTCCGAGCAGGGCATCAAGGACCTGCTGCTCAACGCGACCATCCTGGTGCTGGTCGCCACCGGCCAGTCCCTCGTCGTCATCACCCGCAACGTCGACCTGTCCGTCGGCTCCACCCTCGGCATCAGCGCCTTCGCCGCCGGCACCTGTCTGCAGGGCGGCGGCAACGCCTTCGTCGCGATCCTCCTCGCCGTACTGCTCGGCACCGGCCTCGGCCTCCTCAACGGACTGCTGGTGAGCCTCGGCCAGGTGCCCGCCCTGGTCGTCACGCTCGGCACCCTGTACATCATCCGGGGCGTCGACTCCATCTGGGTCGGCTCCCGGCAGATCACCGCGGCCGACCTTCCCGGCGGCTTCGTCGACTTCGGCTCCGGCGGCGTCTTTGTGATCCCCTGGCCCGCGATGATCGCCCTCGCCGTGCTCATCGGTACCGCCTGCTACCTCAAACACTTCGGCGGCGGACGGGAGTTGTACGCCCTCGGCTCCAACCCGGAGGCGGCACGGCTCGCGGGTATCCCCGTACGCAAGCGCACCCTGGCCGCCTACACCTTCTGCGGCGCGCTCGCCGGACTCGCCGGAGCGATGTACCTGGCCCGGTTCGGGAACGTCGACTCCGGCACCGGCAACGGCTACGAACTCACCGTCGTCAGCGCGGTCGTGGTCGGTGGCGTCGTCTTCACCGGTGGCTCCGGCAGCGTGTACGGCGCAGCACTCGGCGCCCTGCTGCTCACCTCGATCAACAGCGTGCTGCCCGCGCTCGGTGTCAGCTCCGTGTGGGTGCTCGCCGTCAACGGCGTCCTGCTGCTGCTCGCCATCGCCGTCGACCGGATCGTCGCGGTGCGGGTGGCGGCCGCTCTGCGGAAGAAGTCGGACCGAAGGAGGACCACCGTGGCGAGGGAGAACGCCGGTGCCTGA
- the rhaI gene encoding L-rhamnose isomerase, with translation MTDLAAVKAALKTQALETPSWAYGNSGTRFKVFAQAGVPRDPWEKLQDAAKVHEFTGVAPAVALHIPWDRVEDYAALATYAEERGLRLGAINSNTFQDDDYKLGSICHPDAAVRRKAVGHLRECVDIMDATGSRDLKLWFADGTNYPGQDDIRARQDRLAEALAEVYGRLGEGQRMLLEYKLFEPAFYTTDVPDWGTAYAHCLKLGDRAQVVVDTGHHAPGTNIEFIVATLLREGRLGGFDFNSRFYADDDLMVGAADPFQLFRIMCEVMRGGGFSSEVAFMLDQCHNIEAKIPAIIRSVTNVQEATAKALLVDRPALAEAQVSGDVLGANAVLMDAFNTDVRPLLREVREEMGLDPEPLAAYARSGWARKIVAERVGGRQAGWGA, from the coding sequence GTGACCGACCTCGCCGCGGTGAAGGCCGCACTCAAGACCCAGGCCCTCGAGACGCCGTCGTGGGCGTACGGGAACTCGGGGACCCGCTTCAAGGTGTTCGCCCAGGCCGGGGTGCCTCGCGATCCCTGGGAGAAGCTGCAGGACGCGGCGAAGGTGCACGAGTTCACCGGCGTGGCCCCGGCCGTCGCGCTGCACATCCCGTGGGACCGGGTCGAGGACTACGCGGCGCTGGCCACGTACGCGGAGGAGCGCGGGCTGAGGCTGGGCGCGATCAACTCCAACACGTTCCAGGACGACGACTACAAGCTGGGCAGCATCTGCCATCCGGACGCGGCGGTGCGGCGCAAGGCGGTCGGGCATCTGCGGGAGTGCGTCGACATCATGGACGCGACCGGGTCGCGGGATCTGAAGCTGTGGTTCGCCGACGGTACGAACTATCCCGGCCAGGACGACATCCGGGCGCGGCAGGACCGGCTGGCGGAGGCACTGGCCGAGGTGTACGGGCGGCTCGGCGAGGGGCAGCGGATGCTGCTGGAGTACAAGCTCTTCGAGCCGGCGTTCTACACGACCGATGTGCCGGACTGGGGCACCGCCTACGCCCACTGCCTCAAGCTCGGTGACCGGGCTCAGGTGGTCGTCGACACCGGGCATCACGCTCCGGGGACCAACATCGAGTTCATCGTGGCCACGTTGCTGCGGGAGGGGAGGCTCGGGGGGTTCGACTTCAACTCCCGTTTCTACGCCGACGATGACCTGATGGTGGGGGCGGCCGATCCGTTCCAGCTGTTCCGGATCATGTGCGAGGTGATGCGGGGTGGGGGGTTCTCGTCCGAGGTCGCGTTCATGCTCGATCAGTGTCACAACATCGAGGCGAAGATTCCGGCGATCATCCGGTCGGTGACGAATGTTCAAGAGGCCACGGCCAAGGCTCTGTTGGTTGATCGGCCGGCGCTGGCTGAGGCACAGGTCTCCGGGGATGTGCTCGGTGCGAATGCCGTGTTGATGGATGCGTTCAATACGGATGTGCGGCCCTTGCTCCGTGAGGTGCGGGAGGAGATGGGGCTGGATCCCGAGCCGTTGGCTGCGTATGCCCGGTCCGGGTGGGCTCGGAAGATTGTCGCTGAGCGAGTTGGAGGGCGGCAGGCGGGTTGGGGGGCGTAA
- the rhaS gene encoding rhamnose ABC transporter substrate-binding protein, with protein MRKSSLRRACAALAAGTSLALALTACSGTTKNDVKADNTSAASAGTADPKAATKKGLTVGFLPKQVNNPYFTTADRGGQKALAELGSKYKEVGPSSATDTAGQVSYVNTLTQQQVNGIAVSAQDPGALCTALKQAMGNGIKVVTYDSDTSPGCRNAFVSQASAEDLGRTEVQLLAQQIGYKGEIAILSAAQTATNQNTWIGYMQDELKDPRYKNIKLVKIAYGNDDAQQSFQQTQGLLQEHPNLRGIISPTTVGIKAAAQYLSGSKYRGKVRLTGLGTPNDMRKYVKNGTVDAFELWDPAKLGDLAARTTVALASGQITGKEGETFTAGGTTYTIGKDGVITLGKPTVFDAKNIDQFNF; from the coding sequence ATGCGCAAGTCATCCCTCCGCCGGGCCTGTGCCGCCCTCGCCGCCGGTACCTCCCTCGCTCTCGCCCTCACCGCCTGCAGCGGCACCACCAAGAACGACGTCAAGGCCGACAACACCTCCGCCGCCTCCGCCGGCACAGCCGATCCGAAGGCGGCCACCAAGAAGGGGCTCACCGTCGGGTTCCTGCCCAAGCAGGTGAACAACCCGTACTTCACGACCGCTGACCGAGGCGGGCAGAAGGCCCTGGCCGAACTGGGCTCGAAGTACAAGGAAGTCGGTCCCTCCAGCGCCACCGACACGGCCGGTCAGGTCAGTTACGTCAATACGCTCACCCAGCAGCAGGTGAACGGCATCGCCGTCTCCGCGCAGGATCCCGGTGCGCTGTGCACCGCGCTCAAGCAGGCCATGGGCAACGGCATCAAGGTCGTCACCTACGACTCCGACACCAGCCCCGGCTGCCGTAACGCCTTCGTCTCGCAGGCGTCCGCCGAGGATCTGGGCCGTACCGAGGTGCAGTTGCTCGCCCAGCAGATCGGCTACAAGGGTGAGATCGCGATTCTGTCGGCCGCGCAGACCGCGACCAACCAGAACACCTGGATCGGCTATATGCAGGACGAGCTGAAGGACCCCAGGTACAAGAACATCAAGCTCGTCAAGATCGCCTACGGCAATGACGACGCCCAGCAGTCCTTCCAGCAGACCCAGGGCCTGCTCCAGGAGCATCCGAACCTGAGGGGGATCATCTCCCCGACCACCGTCGGCATCAAGGCCGCCGCCCAGTACCTGTCCGGCTCCAAGTACAGGGGCAAGGTCAGGCTGACCGGTCTGGGCACGCCGAACGACATGCGCAAGTACGTCAAGAACGGCACCGTCGACGCCTTCGAGCTGTGGGACCCGGCGAAGCTCGGCGACCTGGCCGCCCGGACCACGGTGGCGCTGGCCTCGGGACAGATCACCGGGAAGGAGGGCGAGACCTTCACGGCGGGCGGGACGACGTACACCATCGGCAAGGACGGCGTGATCACCCTCGGCAAGCCGACCGTGTTCGATGCGAAGAACATCGATCAGTTCAACTTCTAG
- a CDS encoding ABC transporter permease: MPESLIRAVRWDTVVGGLLIVLLLLSSGFVDGFGNALNLSFLIGNTLPIALIALPMTLLVVAGEIDLSVASTAGLSGAVMGRLWNEGMAIETIIPLCLLLGLVCGLVNGLLVTRLGLPSLAVTIGTLAAYRGIAQIVLGSDAVTDFPSPYLDFAAGRVGTSFLPQAFLPFLVLLALSVVVLHATPFGRSLFAVGASEEAARFAGIRVRRTKLVLFVATGFMSALTGLFWALHYASARYDNATGLELSVVAAVLLGGIDFDGGKGTLGGAIAGVFLLGALQNVMSLLNVSAQSQTVVTGVLLVVSVLGPRVARRISVTRVGRRAASTPAS; encoded by the coding sequence GTGCCTGAGTCACTGATCCGCGCCGTCCGCTGGGACACGGTCGTCGGCGGGCTCCTCATCGTCCTGTTGCTGCTCTCGTCCGGTTTCGTGGACGGTTTCGGCAACGCCCTCAATCTGTCCTTCCTCATCGGCAACACGCTGCCGATCGCGTTGATCGCACTGCCGATGACCCTGCTGGTGGTCGCCGGCGAGATCGATCTGTCGGTGGCGTCCACGGCCGGGCTGTCCGGGGCGGTGATGGGCAGGCTCTGGAACGAGGGCATGGCCATCGAGACGATCATCCCGCTGTGCCTGCTGCTGGGCCTGGTCTGCGGGCTGGTCAACGGGCTGCTCGTCACCCGGCTCGGGCTGCCGTCCCTCGCCGTCACCATCGGCACCCTCGCCGCGTACCGGGGCATCGCGCAGATCGTCCTCGGCTCCGACGCGGTCACCGACTTTCCCTCCCCGTACCTGGACTTCGCGGCCGGCCGCGTCGGCACCTCGTTCCTGCCACAGGCGTTCCTGCCCTTCCTGGTGCTGCTCGCCCTCTCCGTCGTCGTCCTGCACGCCACTCCGTTCGGCCGGTCGCTGTTCGCGGTCGGTGCGAGCGAGGAGGCGGCGCGTTTCGCGGGGATCCGTGTCAGGCGGACCAAGCTGGTGCTCTTCGTGGCCACCGGGTTCATGTCGGCGCTCACCGGCCTCTTCTGGGCGCTGCACTACGCCAGTGCGCGGTACGACAACGCCACCGGGCTCGAACTCTCCGTCGTGGCCGCTGTCCTGCTCGGCGGAATCGACTTCGACGGCGGCAAGGGGACCTTGGGCGGTGCGATCGCCGGTGTGTTCCTGCTGGGTGCGCTGCAGAACGTGATGAGTCTGCTGAATGTCTCCGCGCAGTCCCAGACCGTCGTCACCGGTGTACTGCTGGTTGTCTCCGTGCTCGGCCCCCGGGTCGCACGCCGGATCTCCGTCACGAGGGTGGGCCGCAGAGCCGCCTCGACACCGGCCTCTTAG
- a CDS encoding bifunctional aldolase/short-chain dehydrogenase — protein sequence MTSQPEAAALLARSHRLGSDPHNTNYAGGNASAKGIATDPVTGGDVELMWVKGSGGDLGTLTESGLAVLRLDRLRALVEVYPGVEREDEMAGAFDYCLHGKGGAAPSIDTAMHGLVDAPHVDHLHPDSGIALACAADGEKLTAECFGDRVVWVPWRRPGFQLGLDIAAVKAAHPEAIGCILGGHGITAWGDSSKECERNSLHIIRTAEEFIAERGRPEPFGAVVEGYEALPEAERRERAAALAPYVRALASRDKPQVGHFNDTGVVLDFVSRAGHPRLAALGTSCPDHFLRTKVRPLVLDLPPSAPLEEAVARLEELHAAYREEYAAYYARHALPDSPAMRGADPAIVLIPGVGMFSFGKDKQTARVAGEFYVNAIRVMRGAEAVSAYAPIEEAEKFRIEYWALEEAKLRRMPRAKALVTRVAFITGAGSGIGKAIAHRLAAEGACVVVADVDGESAAAVAEELGGPDRAVAVTVDVTDEEQIAGAFRAAVLAFGGVDLVVNNAGISVSKPLLETSVNDWDLQHDIMARGSFLVSREAARVMIAQGLGGDVVYIVSKNAVFAGPDNIAYSAAKADQAHQVRLLAAELGEHGIRVNGVSPDGVVRGSGIFAGGWGAQRAAVYGVPEEKLGEFYAQRTLLKREVLPEHVANAVFALTGGDLMHTTGLHIPVDAGAAAAFLR from the coding sequence ATGACCTCCCAGCCGGAAGCCGCCGCCCTTCTCGCTCGTTCGCATCGCCTTGGATCCGATCCCCACAACACCAACTACGCAGGCGGAAACGCCTCCGCGAAAGGCATCGCCACCGATCCCGTCACCGGAGGTGATGTGGAGTTGATGTGGGTCAAGGGATCCGGAGGGGACCTCGGTACCCTCACCGAATCCGGGCTCGCCGTGCTGCGGCTGGACCGGTTGCGAGCGCTCGTGGAGGTCTATCCCGGGGTCGAGCGCGAAGACGAGATGGCCGGGGCGTTCGACTACTGCCTGCACGGGAAGGGCGGGGCGGCGCCCTCCATCGACACCGCCATGCACGGGCTGGTGGACGCGCCCCACGTCGACCACCTTCACCCCGACTCCGGGATCGCGCTCGCCTGTGCGGCCGACGGGGAGAAGCTGACCGCCGAGTGTTTCGGGGACCGTGTGGTGTGGGTGCCGTGGCGGCGGCCGGGATTTCAGCTGGGGCTCGACATCGCCGCCGTCAAGGCCGCCCATCCGGAGGCCATCGGCTGCATCCTCGGCGGGCACGGCATCACCGCCTGGGGCGACAGCTCAAAGGAGTGTGAGCGCAACTCCCTGCACATCATCCGTACGGCCGAGGAGTTCATCGCCGAGCGTGGCAGGCCGGAGCCTTTCGGGGCGGTCGTCGAGGGGTACGAGGCGCTGCCCGAGGCCGAGCGGAGGGAGCGGGCGGCGGCGCTCGCGCCGTATGTGCGGGCGCTTGCCTCCCGGGACAAGCCGCAGGTGGGTCACTTCAACGACACGGGCGTGGTGCTGGACTTCGTCTCCCGGGCCGGGCATCCACGGCTGGCGGCCCTGGGCACCTCCTGTCCGGATCACTTCCTGCGTACGAAGGTACGTCCGCTGGTGCTGGACCTGCCGCCGTCCGCGCCGCTGGAGGAGGCCGTCGCCCGGCTCGAGGAGCTGCATGCCGCGTACCGGGAGGAGTACGCCGCCTACTACGCGCGGCACGCACTGCCCGACTCCCCCGCCATGCGCGGTGCCGATCCGGCGATCGTGCTGATCCCCGGGGTCGGCATGTTCTCCTTCGGCAAGGACAAGCAGACCGCGCGCGTGGCCGGGGAGTTCTATGTGAACGCCATCCGTGTGATGCGCGGCGCGGAAGCGGTTTCGGCGTATGCGCCGATCGAGGAGGCCGAGAAGTTCCGTATCGAGTACTGGGCGTTGGAGGAGGCCAAGCTGCGGCGGATGCCGAGGGCGAAGGCGCTGGTGACCCGGGTCGCCTTCATCACGGGGGCCGGCAGCGGGATCGGGAAGGCGATCGCGCATCGGCTGGCGGCCGAGGGGGCGTGTGTCGTCGTCGCCGATGTGGACGGCGAGAGTGCCGCCGCCGTCGCCGAGGAGCTGGGCGGGCCGGACCGGGCCGTCGCCGTGACCGTGGACGTCACCGACGAGGAGCAGATCGCCGGCGCGTTCCGGGCGGCCGTGCTCGCCTTCGGCGGGGTGGACCTCGTGGTGAACAACGCCGGGATCTCCGTCTCCAAGCCGTTGTTGGAGACCTCCGTGAACGACTGGGACCTCCAGCACGACATCATGGCCCGTGGGTCCTTCCTCGTGTCGCGGGAGGCGGCGCGGGTGATGATCGCGCAGGGGCTGGGCGGTGACGTCGTCTACATCGTCTCCAAGAACGCCGTGTTCGCCGGGCCCGACAACATCGCCTACTCCGCGGCCAAGGCCGACCAGGCTCATCAAGTGCGGCTGCTGGCCGCCGAGTTGGGTGAACACGGCATCCGGGTCAACGGGGTCAGTCCGGACGGTGTGGTGCGCGGCTCGGGAATCTTCGCGGGCGGCTGGGGTGCGCAGCGGGCCGCGGTGTACGGGGTGCCGGAGGAGAAGCTGGGCGAGTTCTACGCACAGCGGACGCTTCTGAAGCGGGAGGTGCTGCCCGAGCATGTCGCGAATGCCGTCTTCGCGCTCACGGGCGGCGACCTCATGCACACCACGGGGCTGCACATCCCGGTCGACGCGGGTGCGGCGGCCGCGTTCCTGCGATGA
- a CDS encoding sugar ABC transporter ATP-binding protein has product MTHPPDTGPAPVLALNGVSKSFGAVRALRDISLELLPGEVHALAGENGAGKSTLIKTLAGVHRPDGGQVLLDGEPVVFHGPGDARDAGIAVIYQEPTLFPDLSIAENIFMGRQPKRALGRIDHKATHAATAALMKRLGVDLDPDRPARGLSIADQQIVEIAKALSFDARVLIMDEPTAALTGSEVARLFGVVRTLSEQGAAVLFISHRLEEIFRICHRVTTLRDGAWIAGEPLDGMTEDDLVRRMVGRDLDELYPKQAVEPGGVALSVRRLTREGVFTDVSFEVRRGEIVGLAGLVGAGRTEVARAVFGVDRWDAGEVEVDGRRLTNGAPSTAMAAGLALVPEDRRAQGLVMDMSIERNIGLTGLRTTVKAGLVDRGAERSRSLDWAVRLRVKYARIADAVSTLSGGNQQKVVLAKWLATGPKVLIVDEPTRGIDVGTKAEVHRLLSQLAADGVAVLMISSDLPEILGMADRVLVMHEGRLTADIPRSRATEETVLAAATGRAAA; this is encoded by the coding sequence ATGACCCACCCGCCTGACACGGGGCCGGCGCCGGTGCTGGCGCTGAATGGCGTCTCCAAGTCCTTCGGTGCCGTACGCGCCCTCAGGGACATCTCACTGGAGCTGCTGCCCGGCGAGGTGCACGCCCTGGCCGGCGAGAACGGCGCGGGCAAGTCGACGCTGATCAAGACCCTTGCCGGGGTGCACCGGCCGGACGGCGGCCAGGTGCTGCTCGACGGCGAGCCCGTCGTCTTCCACGGCCCCGGCGACGCCCGCGACGCCGGGATCGCCGTCATCTACCAGGAGCCCACGCTCTTTCCCGATCTGTCGATCGCCGAGAACATCTTCATGGGCCGGCAGCCCAAGCGGGCCCTCGGCCGCATCGACCACAAGGCCACCCACGCGGCCACGGCCGCCCTGATGAAACGGCTGGGCGTCGACCTCGACCCCGACCGGCCCGCCCGGGGACTGTCGATCGCCGACCAGCAGATCGTGGAGATCGCCAAGGCGCTCTCGTTCGACGCGCGGGTCCTGATCATGGACGAGCCGACGGCCGCCCTCACCGGCAGCGAGGTCGCCCGGCTCTTCGGCGTCGTACGCACCCTGAGCGAACAGGGCGCCGCCGTGCTGTTCATCTCGCACCGGCTGGAGGAGATCTTCCGGATCTGCCACCGCGTCACCACGCTGCGGGACGGCGCCTGGATCGCCGGCGAGCCGCTCGACGGGATGACCGAGGACGACCTGGTCCGCCGGATGGTGGGCCGCGACCTGGACGAGCTGTATCCCAAGCAGGCGGTCGAGCCCGGTGGGGTCGCTCTCAGCGTGCGCCGCCTGACCCGCGAAGGCGTCTTCACCGATGTCTCCTTCGAGGTACGGCGCGGTGAGATCGTCGGTCTCGCGGGGCTGGTCGGCGCCGGCCGCACCGAGGTGGCCCGCGCGGTGTTCGGCGTCGACCGGTGGGACGCGGGGGAGGTCGAGGTCGACGGGCGCCGGCTCACCAACGGCGCGCCGTCCACCGCCATGGCCGCCGGGCTCGCCCTGGTCCCCGAGGACCGGCGCGCCCAGGGCCTGGTGATGGACATGTCCATCGAGCGGAACATCGGCCTGACCGGGCTGCGGACGACCGTGAAGGCCGGACTCGTGGACCGGGGCGCCGAACGCAGCCGCTCCCTGGACTGGGCGGTCAGGCTCCGGGTGAAGTACGCCCGGATCGCCGACGCCGTCTCCACCCTCTCCGGCGGCAACCAGCAGAAGGTCGTCCTCGCCAAATGGCTCGCCACCGGCCCGAAGGTGCTCATCGTGGACGAGCCGACGCGCGGGATCGACGTGGGTACGAAGGCCGAGGTGCACCGGCTGCTGTCCCAGCTCGCCGCCGACGGCGTGGCGGTGCTGATGATCTCCTCCGACCTGCCGGAGATCCTCGGCATGGCCGACCGGGTGCTGGTGATGCACGAGGGCCGGCTCACCGCCGACATCCCCCGCTCCCGGGCCACCGAGGAGACCGTACTGGCCGCGGCGACCGGGAGGGCTGCCGCATGA